The region CCCACGCTGCGGGTCGCCGATCCGCGCGTCGCGCTCGGCGCGCTCGCGCACGGCTGGCGCCGCCGCTTCGCGCTGCCGGTCGTCGCGGTCACCGGCAGCAACGGCAAGACGACGGTGAAGGAAATGATCGCCGCGATCTTCGCGGCGGCGGTCGGCGAGCCGGCGCGGCTCGCGACCGCCGGCAACTTCAACAACGACGTCGGCCTGCCGCTGACGCTGCTGCGCCTGACGGCCGCGCACCGGCTCGCGGTGATCGAGGTCGGGATGAACCATCCCGGCGAGACCGCGATGCTTGCGCGTCTGACCGCGCCGACGGTCGCCCTCGTCAACAACGCGCAGCGCGAACACCAGGAATTCATGGCGACCGTCGAGGCGGTCGCGCTCGAGCACGCGTCGGTGATCCACGCGCTCGGGCCGGACGGCGTCGCGGTGTTCCCGGCCGACGATGCGTACGCGGGCATCTGGCGCGTCGCCGCGACCGGCAACCGGATCGTCGATTTCGCGCTGACGGGCAACGGCCAGGATCCCGCCGCGGCGGTAACGGGCGCGCTCGAGGGCAATCGTTTGGCGATCCGCACGCCGGCGGGCGCGCTCGATGTGCAGCTGCGCGCGCTGGGCGAGCACAACGCGCGCAACGCGCTCGCCGCGACGGCCGCGGCGCTGGCCGCCGACGTGCCGCTCGACGCGATCCGGTGCGGTCTGGAGGCGTTCGAGCCGGTCAAGGGCCGACTGCAGGTGAAGCGCGCGACGGTCGGCGCGCTTGCGGGTGCGACGGTGATCGACGACACCTATAACGCGAATCCCGACTCGATGCGCGCCGCGATCGACGTGCTGGCCGCGCAGTCCGCGCCGCGCGTGCTCGTGATCGGCGAGATGGGCGAGGTCGGCGACGACGGCCCGGCGTTTCACCGCGAAATCGGCGCGTATGCGCGCGAGCGCGGCATCGACGCGCTGTTCGCGCTCGGCGCCGCGACGCTCGACGCCTGCGCGGGATACGGCGCGGCCGCGCGCCATTTCGACGGGCTGGAGCCGCTCGTCGACGCGCTGCAGGCCGCCCGGTTCGGCCCGCGTGCGACGCTGCTCGTGAAGGGCTCGCGCTTCATGCGGATGGAGCGCGTGGTCGACGCATTGACGAATCAACCCGCATCGGGCGCGACGCCCGGCGCACACTGAGAGAAGGAAAGAAGCATGTTGCTGGCGCTGGCGCAATGGCTGCAAAATGACGCAAGCTTTTTGCGCCTGTTCACGTACCTCACGTTCCGGGCGGTGATGGCCACCATCACCGCGCTGGTGATCGGTCTCGTCTGCGGCCCGTGGGTGATCCGCAAGCTGACCCAGATGAAGGTCGGCCAGGCCGTCCGCAAGGATGGTCCGCAGACGCACCTCGTGAAATCAGGCACGCCGACGATGGGCGGCGTGCTGATCCTGATCGGCATCGCGGTCGCCACCCTGCTGTGGGGCGACCTCACGAACCGCTTCATCTGGATCGTGATGCTCGTGACCTTCGGCTTCGGCGTGATCGGCTGGGTCGACGACTATCGCAAGGTCGTCCACAAGGATCCGCGCGGGATGTCGTCCCGCGAAAAGTATTTCTGGCAGTCGGTGATCGGCCTGTTCGCGGCCGTCTATCTCGCGTTCAGCGTGTCGGAAGCGAGCACCGGCCGGGTCTTCGACCTGTTCATGGCGTGGGTGCGCAGCGGCATGTCGATGGGCCTGCCCGCGCGCGCCGACCTGCTGCTGCCGTTCCTGAAATCGATCAGCTATCCGCTCGGCGTGTGGGGCTTCATCGCGCTCACCTATTTCGTGATCGTCGGCGCGAGCAACGCGGTCAACCTCACCGACGGCCTCGACGGCCTCGTGATCATGCCGGTCGTGCTGGTTGGCGCGTCGCTCGGCGTGTTCGCCTATGTGATGGGCAGCGCCGTCTACTCGAAATACCTGCTGTTTCCGCACATCCCCGGCGCGGGCGAGCTGCTGATCTTCTGCTCGGCCATGGGCGGCGCGGGGCTCGCGTTCCTCTGGTACAACACGCATCCGGCGCAGGTGTTCATGGGCGACGTCGGCGCGCTCGCGCTCGGCGGCGCGCTCGGCACGGTCGCGGTGATCGTGCGCCAGGAAATCGTGTTGTTCATCATGGGCGGCATCTTCGTCGCGGAAACGCTGTCCGTGATGCTGCAGGTCACCTGGTTCAAGTACACGAAGCGCCGTTACGGCGAAGGGCGCCGCATCTTCAAGATGGCGCCGCTGCATCACCATTTCGAATTGTCGGGCTGGAAGGAAACGCAGGTGGTGGTGCGTTTCTGGATCATCACTTTGATGCTGTGCCTGTTCGGTTTGTCCACCCTCAAGCTGCGGTAAAGGGAAGGTAAGGATGTTTGGCGAGAAGTTTGCAGATCGGCAGCGGCCGATGGTGCTCGTGCTGGGGCTCGGCGAATCGGGTCTCGCGATCGCGCGGTGGTGCGCGAGGCACGCGTGCCGGTTGCGCATTGCCGATACGCGCGAGACGCCGCCCAACCTCGCCGCGCTCGAGGCCGCCGGGATCGAGGCCGAATTCGTCGGCGGGCCGCTCTCGCCCGTGCTGCTCGACGGCGGCGTCGAGCTGGTCGCGCTGAGCCCGGGGCTGTCGCCGCTCGCGGACGATCTCGCGCCGCTGCTCGCCGCCGCGCGCGAGCGCGGCGTGCCCGTGTGGGGCGAACTCGAATTCTTCGCGCAGGCGCTCGCGACCCTGCGCGACAACGGCTATGCGCCCAAGGTGCTGGCGATCACCGGCACCAACGGCAAGACCACGACGACGAGCCTCGCCGGCCTGTTGTGCGAACGCGCGGGCCGCAAGGTCGCGGTCGCCGGCAACATCAGTCCGGCCATGCTCGACAAGCTGGCCGAGGCGATCGACGCGACCGCGCTGCCGGACGTCTGGGTGCTCGAACTGTCGAGCTTCCAGCTGGAAACCGCGCAGAGCTTCGCGCCGGACGCCGCGACCATCCTCAACCTGACCCAGGACCATCTCGACTGGCATGGCGGCTTCGAGGCCTATGCGGCGGCGAAGGGCCGGGTCTTCGGCGCGCGCACCGTGCGCGTGCTGAACCGCGACGACGCCGAGGTGATGAAGTTCACGCCGCCCGCGGCGGCGGCCGATGCGCCGCGCTTCGTCACGTTCGGTCTGAACGAGCCGACCCGCGACGGCGATTACGGCCTGCTGCGCGATGGTGGCATCAACTGGCTCGTGCAGGCGCACGACCGCGACGCGAGCGACGAGCCGGTGTCGCCGCGCCGTCGCAAGCAGGAAGCCGCGACGCCGCCCGATCTCGCGCTCAAGCGCCTGATGCCGTCGGACGCGCTGCGGATCCGCGGGCTGCACAACGCGGCGAACGCACTGGCCGCGTTCGCGCTCGCCCGTGCGATCGACCTGCCGGCCGCGCCGCTGCTGCACGGCCTGCGCGAGTATCGCGGCGAGGCGCATCGCGTCGAGCTGATCGCGTCGCTGGACGGCGTCGATTACGTCGACGACAGCAAGGGCACCAATGTCGGCGCGACGGTTGCCGCGCTCGACGGCCTCGCGCAGCGCGCGGTGCTGATCGCCGGCGGCGACGGCAAGGGCCAGGATTTCGCGCCGCTCGCGGCGCCCGTCGCACGCTGGTGCCGTGCGGTGCTGCTGATCGGCCGCGATGCGCCCGCGCTGCGCGCGGCGCTGGCCGAGGCCGGCGTGCCGCTCGTCGACCACGCGACGCTCGAAGAGGCGGTGCGCGCGGCGAGCGCGCTCGCGGAGCCGGGCGATGCGGTGCTGCTGTCGCCCGCCTGCGCGAGCTTCGACATGTTCACCGGTTATGCGCAGCGCGCCGCGGTGTTCCGCAGCGCGGTCGAGGACATCGCACTGGAAAGGGGCACGACGATATGAGCTGGTCCGATCGTCTCGTTTCGCGTTTCAACGGCGCGCGCGATGCCGGCGGCTCGGCCGCGACGGGCGCCGGCGCGCGCATGAGCTCGGGCGCGCGCGCCGCGGCGGGCGGCCTCGCGAGCGTCGTGAACGGCGCGCGTCCGACCCGTTCGCGCATGCTCGATTTCGATTACTCGCTGCTGTGGGTGTCGATCGCGCTGCTCGGGCTGGGCGTGGTGATGGTGTACTCGGCGTCGATCGCAATGCCGGACTCGCCGAAGTACGCGTCGTACCACGACTACGCCTTCCTGCTGCGCCACGTCATCTCGCTCTGCGTCGCGTTCGTCGCGGCGGTGATCGCGTTCCGGGTGCCGGTGTCGACCTGGGACAAATACGCGCCGCACCTGTTCCTGATCGCGCTCGTCGGCCTCGTGATCGTGCTGATCCCGCACGTCGGCAAGGGCGTGAACGGCGCGCGGCGCTGGATCCCGCTCGGCATCACCAACATGCAGCCGTCCGAGATCATGAAGCTTGCCGTGACGATCTACGCGGCGAACTACACGGTGCGCAAGCAGGAGTACATGCAGAGCTTCGCGAAAGGCTTCCTGCCGATGGCGTTCGCGGTCGGCATGGTCGGCGCGCTGCTGCTGCTCGAACCGGACATGGGCGCATTCATGGTGGTCGCCGCGATCGCGATGGGCGTGCTGTTCCTCGGCGGCGTCAACGGCAAGCTGTTCGGCGGGCTGGTCGCGACGGCGGTCGGCACCTTCACGATGCTGGTGTGGCTGTCGCCGTGGCGGCGCGAGCGGATCTTCGCCTACCTCGATCCGTGGGACGAGCGCTATGCGCAGGGCAAGGCCTACCAGCTGACCCACTCGCTGATCGCGTTCGGGCGCGGCGAATGGTTCGGCGTCGGGCTCGGCGGCAGCGTCGAGAAGCTCAACTACCTGCCGGAAGCGCATACCGACTTCATCCTCGCCGTGATCGGCGAGGAACTCGGCTTCGTCGGCGTGCTGGTCGTGATCCTGCTGTTCTACTGGATCGTGCGCCGCGCGTTCGAGATCGGCCGCCAGGCGCTCGCGCTCGACCGCACCTTCGCCGGCCTGACCGCGAAGGGCGTCGGCATCTGGTTCGGCGCGCAGGCGTTCATCAACATGGGCGTGAATCTGGGCCTGCTGCCCACCAAGGGCCTGACGCTGCCGCTCGTCAGCTACGGCGGCTCGGGGATTCTGCTGAACTGCGTGGCGATCGCGGTGCTGCTGCGGGTCGATTACGAAAACCGGGTGCTGATGCGCGGAGGCAAGGTATGAGCGCATCGCAACCGACGCTGCTGGTGATGGCGGGCGGCACCGGGGGCCACGTGTTCCCGGGCCTCGCCGTCGCGCACCGCATGGCGGAGCAGGGCTGGCGGGTCGTATGGCTCGGCAACCCGGCCGGCATGGAGGCGACGCTCGTGCCGAAGCACGGGATTCCGATGGAGTACGTGCGCTTCGGCGGGTTGCGCGGCAAGGGCCTGAAGACCAAGCTGATGCTGCCGTTCAACCTGCTGCGCGCCTGCGCGCAGAGCCTCGCGGTGCTGCGCCGCGTGAAGCCCGACGTGGTGCTCGGCATGGGCGGCTACATCACGTTCCCGGCGGGCGTGATGACGGCGCTGACCGGCCGGCCGCTCGTGCTGCACGAACAGAACTCGATCGGCGGGCTCGCGAACAAGGTGCTCGCGAAGCTCGCGAAGCGCGTGCTCGTCGCGTTCCCGGATGCGCTGCCGCATGCCGAGTGGACCGGCAACCCGATCCGCGCGGAGCTGGCGCGCACCGCGCCGCCGCCGCAGCGCTACGCGGCGCGCGACGGCCGGCTGAACCTGCTGGTGGTGGGCGGCAGCCTCGGCGCCGCCGCGCTCAACGAAGTGGTGCCGCGCGCGCTCGCGCTGATGGCGCCCGGCGAGCGGCCGCACGTCGTGCATCAGGCGGGCGCGAAGCACATCGACACGCTGAAGGCGAACTATGAAGCCGCGGGCCTCGCGCTCGGCAGCGACGTGCAGCTCGCGCCGTTCATCGACGACATGGCGGCGGCCTACGCGGCCGCGGACCTGGTGATCTGCCGCTCCGGCGCGATGACCGTCGCCGAGATCGCGGCGGTGGGCGTCGCGGCGCTGTTCGTGCCGTTCCCGCATGCGGTCGACGACCATCAGACGACCAATGCCGCCTTCCTCGCCGATGTCGGCGCGGCGGTGCTGGTGCAACAACGCGACCTGTCGGCCGAATTGCTGGCCGACTGGTTGCGCAGCCAGTCGCGGGCAACGCTCGCGATCATGGCGGAGCGTTCGCGCTCGCTGGCCAAGCCCGATGCCACCGATGAAGTCGCGCGCGCATGCGCGGCGGTGGCGGGCGCGAACCTGAAAGGAATGCAATGAAACACATCGTCAAACATATTCACTTCGTCGGGATCGGCGGCGCGGGCATGAGCGGGATCGCGGAAGTGCTCGTCAATCTCGGCTACGAGGTCAGCGGCTCGGATCTGTCGCGCAATGCGGTGACCGAGCGGCTTCAGGCGCTCGGCGCGCGGGTTGCGATCGGCCACGACGCGGCCAACATCGAGGGTGCGAACGCGGTGGTGGTGTCCACCGCGGTGCGCTCGGACAACCCGGAAGTGCTCGCGGCGCGCCGTCAGCGCGTGCCGATCGTGCCGCGCGCGGTGATGCTCGCCGAGCTGATGCGGCTCAAGCAGGGGATCGCGATCGCCGGCACGCACGGCAAGACCACGACGACGAGCCTCGTCGCGAGCGTGCTCGCGGCGGGCGGACTCGATCCGACCTTCGTGATCGGCGGCCGGTTGATCAGCGCCGGCGCGAACGCGCGGCTCGGCACCGGCGATTTCTTCGTGGCCGAGGCCGACGAATCGGATGCGTCGTTCTTGAACCTGTATCCGGTGATCGAGGTGATCACGAACATCGATGCGGATCACATGGACACCTATGGGCACGACTTCGCGCGGCTCAAGCAGGCGTTCATCGAGTTTACGCAGCGCCTGCCGTTCTACGGCAGCGCGGTGGTATGTGTCGACGATCCGAACGTGCGCCAGATCATCCCGTTCATCTCGAAGCCGGTGGTGCGCTACGGCCTCGCGGCCGACGCGCAGGTGCGCGCCGAGAACATCGACGCGCGCGACGGCCGCATGCATTTCACGGTGCAGCGCGAAGGGCGCGCGCCGCTCGCGGTGGTGCTGAATTTGCCGGGCCTGCACAACGTGCAGAACGCGCTCGCCGCGATTGCCATCGCGACCGACCTGGGCGTCGCGGACGAGGCGATCCAGCAGGCGCTCGCGGAATTCAACGGCGTCGGCCGGCGCTTCCAGCGGCATGGCGAGATCCCGGTGGCGGGCGGCGCGTACACGTTGATCGACGACTACGGCCATCACCCGGTCGAGATGGCCGCGACGATCGCCGCCGCGCGCGGCGCGTTCCCCGGCCGCCGGCTCGTGCTGGCGTTCCAGCCGCACCGCTATACGCGCACCCGCGACTGCTTCGAGGATTTCGTCCACGTGCTGTCGACGGTCGATGCGCTGGTGTTGACGGAGGTCTACGCAGCCGGCGAGGCGCCGATCCCGACCGCCAACGGCGACGCGCTGTCGCGCGCGGTGCGCGCGGCGGGCAAGGTCGTGCCGGTGCTCGTCGAGCACGTCGACGCGCTGCCGGAGGCGCTCACGCAGGTCGCGCAGCCGGGCGACGTGGTGATCACGATGGGTGCGGGCTCGATCGGCGGCGTGCCGGGCAAGCTCGTGCAGGACACGCAACGGAAGGCATGAGATGAACGCGATCGATCCGCAACGATTCGGCAAGGTGGCGGTGCTGCTCGGCGGCGAGTCGGCCGAGCGCGAGGTGTCGCTCAACTCGGGCCGGCTGGTCGTGCAGGGGCTGCGCGATGCCGGCATCGACGCCCATCCGTTCGATCCGTCCGAGCGGCCGTTGGCGGCGCTCAAGGACGAGGGTTTCGCGCGCGCGTTCAATGCGCTGCACGGGGGCTACGGCGAGAACGGCCAGATCCAGGGCGCGCTCGATTTCTACGGGATCCGCTACACCGGCAGCGGCGTGCTCGGCTCGGCGCTCGGGCTCGACAAGTTCCGCACCAAGCTGGTGTGGCAGCAGACCGGCGTGCCGACGCCGCCGTTCGAGACGGTGCTGCGCGGCGATGCCTACGATGCGCGCGCGCAGGAGATCGTCGCGAAGCTGGGCCTGCCCTTGTTCGTGAAGCCGGCGAGCGAAGGCTCGAGCGTCGCGGTGCTGAAGGTGAAGGACGCCGCTGCGTTGCCTGTCGCACTGGCCGAAGCGGCGCAACACGACAAAATCGTGATCGTCGAGAAGAGCATCGAAGGCGGCGGCGAGTACACCGCGTGCATCGCGGCGGATCTCGACCTGCCGCTGATCCGCATCGTGCCGGCGGGCGAGTTCTATGACTATCACGCGAAGTACGTCGCCGACGACACGCAGTATCTGATCCCGTGTGGCCTCGGCGAGGCGCGCGAGGCGGAACTGAAGCGGCTCGCGCGGCGCGCGTTCGACGTGCTCGGCTGCACCGATTGGGGCCGCGCGGATTTCATGCTCGACGCGGCGGGCGACGCGTATTTCCTCGAAGTGAACACGGCGCCGGGGATGACCGATCATTCGCTGCCGCCGAAGGCGGCGCGCGCGGTCGGCATCAGCTACTCGGCGCTGGTGGTGAAGATCCTGTCGTTGACCCTGGAAGACTGAAGCGGAACCGGATGTGAGTCATGTGGAATAACGTTCGCCAACTGAACCTTGCCGCCAGCGCGTTGTACGCGCTGTTGCTGCTCGCGTTGGCGGCCGCGGGGTGCTACTGGCTGATTCAGCGTCCGACTTTCGCGCTGCGCGCGATCCAGATCGACGGCGATACCGAGCACATCAACGCGCCGACGGTGCGCGCGGGCGTGGTGGGCCGGCTCAAGGGCAATTTCTTCACGGTCGACCTGGACACCGCGCGGGTGGCGTTCGAGCAGATGCCGTGGGTACGGCACGCGAGCGTGCGGCGAGTGTGGCCGAACGCGCTCGCTGTCACGCTCGAGGAGTACAAACCGTTGGGCACCTGGGGCAGCGATCAGCTGGTCAGCACCGACGGCGAGCTGTTTACCGCGAACCAGGGCGAGCTGGAGGAAGGCCTGCCCGCGTTCGACGGTCCGGAAGGCAGCGCGAAGGAGGTGGTCGCGCGCTATCGCGATTTCAAGAAGTGGTTCGCGCCGCTCAAGGCGACGCCGGAGGAGGTGACGCTGTCGCCGCGCTACGCGTGGACGGTCAAGTTGTCGAACGGCATGCAGGTGGAGCTGGGCAAGGAGCGCAACGGCGGGACGCTGTTCGACCGCACGCAGCGCCTCGTCGCCGCGTGGCCGGCCGTCACGCAGCGCTGGGGCGGCGACATCGAGTATGCGGACCTGCGTTACCCGAACGGGTTCGCGGTTCGTGCGGCGGGCATGCGCTTCCTGAGCGAACCCGACAAGGGCAAGAAGTAACAGGACATCACACGCAAGAGCACTTTATGAGCAAAGACTACAAGGATCTGCTGGTTGCCCTCGACATCGGCACGTCGAAGGTGGTGGCCGTCGTCGCGGAACTGAAGGGCGAGGGGCACTACGAGGTCATCGGCCTCGGCCAGAGCGAGTCGAAGGGCTTGAAGAAAGGCGTGGTGGTGAACATCGAGGCCACCGTGCAGTCGATCCAGCGCGCGCTCGAGGAAGCCGAGCTGATGGCCGACTGCAAGATCACCAACGTCTTCACCGGGATCGCCGGCAGCCACATCCGCAGCTTCAATTCGAGCGGGATGGTCGCGATCAAGGAAAAGGAAGTCACCCAGACCGACGTCGCGCGCGTGATCGAGACCGCCAAGGCGATCAACATCCCGACCGACCAGCAGGTGCTGCACATCCTCACGCAGGAATTCATCATCGACGGCCAGGAGGACGTGCGCGAGCCGATCGGCATGAGCGGCATCCGCCTCGAGGTGAAGGTGCATATCGTGACGGGCGCGGTCAGCGCCGCGCAGAACATCGTGAAGTGCGTGCGCCGCTGCGGGCTCGAGGTGAACGACCTGATCCTGCAGCCGCTCGCGTCGTCGCTCGCGGTGCTGACCGAGGACGAGAAGGACCTCGGCGTGGTGCTGGTCGACATCGGCGGCGGCACGACCGACATCGCGATCTTCGCGGAAGGCGCGATCCGCCACACGGCCGTGATCCCGATCGCGGGCGACCAGATCACGAGCGACATCGCGATGGCGCTGCGCACGCCGACGCCGGATGCGGAAGACATCAAGGTGGGCTACGGCATCGCGAAGCAGGCGCTGGCCGATCCGGACGAGATGGTCGAGGTGCCGGGGCTGGGCGAGCGCGGTCCGCGCACGCTGTCGCGGCAGGCGCTTGCCGCGGTGATCGAGCCGCGCGTCGAGGAGCTGTTCTCGCTCGTTCAACAGGTCGTGCGCGAATCCGGTTACGAAGAGTTACTCAGTTCCGGTGTTGTGCTGACTGGCGGCGCGGCGATGATGCCGGGAATGGTCGAACTCGGCGAAGACATTTTCCTCAAACCGGTGCGCATCGGCGCGCCGGAATACGCGGGCGGTCTCGCGGACGTGGTGCGCAATCCGCGCTACTCGACCGCGATGGGGCTGCTCGTCGAAGGCAGCGCACAGCGCACGCGCGGCCGCAAGGTCGCGGTGCAGTCCGGCTCGGCCGGCCAGATCTTCACGCGGATGAAGGACTGGTTCCTGAGCAACTTCTAATCGATTTGAAACTCGCGCCGGTACTGGTGGCCGGCGCGCGACAGAGGGTTGCCCGATCTTCTGCCGAATAACGCCAGAGTTTTTTTCTTGACGGAGGCAACAATGGAATTCGAAATGCTGGAAACCGAAACCAACGGCACGGTCATCAAGGTGATCGGCGTTGGCGGCGCTGGCGGCAATGCCGTGCAGCACATGATCAACCGCGGAGTGCAGGGCGTCGACTTCGTCGTGATGAACACGGATGCGCAGGCGCTGTCGCGTTCGCGCGCGCCGAACGTGATCCAGCTCGGCGGCACCGGCCTCGGCGCCGGCGCGAAGCCGGAGATGGGCCGTGCGTCGGCGGAAGAGGCGCGCGAGCGCATCGCCGATTCGCTGCGCGGCGCGCACATGGTGTTCATCACCGCAGGCATGGGCGGCGGCACGGGCACGGGCGCGGCGCCCGTGGTCGCGCAGATCGCGAAGGAAATGGGCATCCTGACGGTGGGTGTCGTGAGCAAGCCGTTCGAATTCGAAGGCGGCAAGCGGATGCGCGTGGCGGAAGCCGGCGCGCAGCAACTGGAGGATCACGTCGACTCGCTGATCGTCGTGCTGAACGACAAGCTGTTCGAGGTGATGGGCGACGACGCCGAGATGGACAAGTGCTTCCAGTGCGCTGACGACGTGCTCAACAACGCCGTGGCCGGCATCGCCGAGATCATCAATGTCGATGGTCTGGTGAACGTCGACTTCGAGGACGTGAAGACGGTGATGGGCGAGCAGGGCAAGGCGATGATGGGCACGGCGACGGTCGCCGGCGTCGATCGCGCGCGCCTCGCCGCCGAGCAGGCGGTCGCGAGCCCGCTGCTCGAGGGCGTCGACCTGTCGGGCGCGCGCGGCGTGCTGGTGAACATCACGTCGAGCCGTTCGCTGCGCCTGTCGGAAACCCGCGAAGTGATGAACACCATCAAGAGCTACGCGGCCGACGACGCCACGGTGATCTTCGGTGCGGTGTACGACGACGCGATGGGCGATGCGCTGCGCGTGACGGTGGTCGCGACGGGCCTCGGCCGCGCGGCGAAGAAGCAGCAGTCGGCGCCGATGACGCTGCTGCGCACCGGCACCGACAACCAGCCGATCAGCGCGGTGGCGCACAGCTACGCGCCGGCGCACGTGAGCGCGGCCGACTACGGCGCGCTCGACACGCCGGCCGTGTGGCGCAATTCGCGCGAGACGGCGGCGTCGCACGTGCAGGCGCTGCAGGAAAAGGGCGTCGACACGTACGACATCCCGGCCTTCCTGCGCAAGCAGGCGGACTGACGCACGGGCAGGCCGGGCCGCCTCGCGGCCGGGCCGACGTGACGGATGGAAACGGCGCATGACAGGCCGCGTCGCATGCGACGCCGGGCCGGGCATCGTGCCCTCTTCGCGGCTGCGAAGCGGGCAGGCGTCGTGCC is a window of Burkholderia sp. FERM BP-3421 DNA encoding:
- the ftsA gene encoding cell division protein FtsA, translated to MSKDYKDLLVALDIGTSKVVAVVAELKGEGHYEVIGLGQSESKGLKKGVVVNIEATVQSIQRALEEAELMADCKITNVFTGIAGSHIRSFNSSGMVAIKEKEVTQTDVARVIETAKAINIPTDQQVLHILTQEFIIDGQEDVREPIGMSGIRLEVKVHIVTGAVSAAQNIVKCVRRCGLEVNDLILQPLASSLAVLTEDEKDLGVVLVDIGGGTTDIAIFAEGAIRHTAVIPIAGDQITSDIAMALRTPTPDAEDIKVGYGIAKQALADPDEMVEVPGLGERGPRTLSRQALAAVIEPRVEELFSLVQQVVRESGYEELLSSGVVLTGGAAMMPGMVELGEDIFLKPVRIGAPEYAGGLADVVRNPRYSTAMGLLVEGSAQRTRGRKVAVQSGSAGQIFTRMKDWFLSNF
- the ftsZ gene encoding cell division protein FtsZ, giving the protein MEFEMLETETNGTVIKVIGVGGAGGNAVQHMINRGVQGVDFVVMNTDAQALSRSRAPNVIQLGGTGLGAGAKPEMGRASAEEARERIADSLRGAHMVFITAGMGGGTGTGAAPVVAQIAKEMGILTVGVVSKPFEFEGGKRMRVAEAGAQQLEDHVDSLIVVLNDKLFEVMGDDAEMDKCFQCADDVLNNAVAGIAEIINVDGLVNVDFEDVKTVMGEQGKAMMGTATVAGVDRARLAAEQAVASPLLEGVDLSGARGVLVNITSSRSLRLSETREVMNTIKSYAADDATVIFGAVYDDAMGDALRVTVVATGLGRAAKKQQSAPMTLLRTGTDNQPISAVAHSYAPAHVSAADYGALDTPAVWRNSRETAASHVQALQEKGVDTYDIPAFLRKQAD